Part of the Gemmatimonadota bacterium genome, GAGAACTTGTAGCGTGGGTCGTAGCGACCGAGTGCGTTGAACGCCCGGATGAAGGTTTCCTGGGCCAGGTCTTCCGCCAGACCGCGGTCGCGTACCATACGGAGGATCAGCGAGAAGATCGGGCGCTCGTAGCGCTGCAGGAGCTCCCGGAAGGCGGATTCGCGTCCGCGCAGGGCTCGGGCCACCAGCTCACGGTCGTCGACGACTGCGCCCGCGGCCTCGGGGGCTGCGGCCGGTGCCGATCGTTCCGGTTGTGGTGCTTCGGCCATGGGCTCGACCTGCTCGGGATCGGGGCGGACCGACTCCGGCCGGTCCTACGGACCCGAGGGGGTCCGGGTTTCGGAACCCGGCGGCTCGGCCGGGGTTCCGGCGTTCGCCCGGGGGGCCAACCGGCCTTCCTACCCACTCCGACCGGCACGCGCACGGGTCCGTTTCGATGTCCTCTGTACCAGAAGCCCGGCCCTCCGTGGGCGCCGACCGGGAGCGTCAGGTTCGGCGCATCTTCTCCGAGATCGCCCCCCGCTATGACCTGCTGAACCACGTTCTCAGCCTGAACATCGATCGGCGCTGGCGGCGGCGCGCCGTGGATCGCCTGGGATGGGAGCGCGCGCCCGAGGGGCGCTACCTGGACGGGTGCGCGGGGACCTTCGACCTCTCGCTGGAGCTGGCGCGCCGACCGGGGTTCGCAGGAAGGGTGATCGCGTCCGACTTCGCCCATCCGATGTTGGTGCAGGGCAGGCCCAAGCTCGGGGATCTGGGCATCGAGCCCGTGTGTGGGGATTCGCTGCGCCTCCCGTTCCCGGACTCCTCCTTCGACGGCGCTACGGTCGGCTTCGGTGTGCGCAACCTCTCGGATCTCGACCGGGGGTTCGGAGAGTTGGCGAGGGTGTTACGCCCCGGGGCCCGGGCGGTCATCCTGGAATTCACCGTACCGCCCCGTCCTCTCCTCCGGCAGCTGTACCTCTTCTACTTCAACCGCGTCCTGCCTCGGGTGGGTCGCTGGGTGTCCGGGCACCCCTGGGCCTACACCTATCTACCCGAGTCCGTCAAGGAATTCCCGGATCCGGAAGGGCTCGCCAACCGGATGCGGACGGCAGGGTTCGGCGCGGTGGAGTGGAGCCTGCTCTCCGGGGGGATCGCCGCTCTCCACGTGGGGACCCGCTAGCCCGCCCCGCCTCGGAGGCGGGTGCTCGGAGTTCCGGCTCTCCGGGGGCTCAACCGACCGGGACCGCCGTCGACTCCTCCAGCAGCGTCACCGGTCCCAGCCGTTCCAGCTGCGGGCGCAGGATCTCCGGATCGCCCACCACCAGCCAGGTCAGGGCGGCCGGATCGAACTGCGCGCGCACCACGCGCAGCACGTCGCCCGGATCCACTCGCTGGATCTCTCTCAGGTAGGTCTCCAACCAATCCACCGGGATGTCGGAGGCGAGGTAGGCCATGCGCCGCTGCACGATCTGGGCGGCCGACTGCAGGCTGAACACCATGCCGTTGGTGATCTCCTCGCGGATGCTCTTCACCTCGGAGGCCGCGGGGGCCTCCCGGCTCATCTCCTCGAGCACCTCCAGCATGGTCTCGGCCGTGGCCGTGGCCGTTTCCGTACGCGAGCTGGCCACCATGGCCAGGATGCCGTCGTTCTTCCTCGGGGCCGTCCAGGTGGACGTGGCTCCGTACGCGTACCCCTTCTCCGTGCGGATCCGCTGCATGAGCCGACTCGACATTCCGCTCGACCCCAGGATGGCGTTCGCCACCCGCGACGCGAAGTAGGTGCCCTTGTCCCCCTCGTGCACCGTGCTGGGAAGTCCCATGACGACGGTGGCCTGATCGACCTTGCGGGGGATGAGGAAGATGCCGCCCTCCCGGCGCACTTCCGGCCGTGGCGAGTCGCCCAGCTCGCCCTCGCACGCGGGCCATTGTTCGATCAGGCGCGCCATCCGGTCGCGGATCGCCTCCCAGGAGGCGTCGCCAGCCACACCGATCATGAGATCGTCCCGGCAGAAGAGCTCGCGGTGTGCTTCTACCAGCGTACCCGCGTTCACGCGCTCCGGCGTCAGGTCGCTCGGCCCCATGTCCCAACCGATGGGGTGATCGCCGAACATCAGGTGGTTGAACGCGGAGTAGGCCACGCTCTGGGGCGAGTCCTGACTACGCCGTGTGTAGTCCAACTCCTTGTTGCGCCAGACTTCGATCTCCGCACTGTCGAAGCGAGGCTCCAACAGCACCTGGCGCCACAGATCGAGGCCGGCATCCAGGTCGCGCGAGAGCACGCTGAAGCCGGAGGCCATGGCGTCCCCGCTGGAGCTGAACGAGCTCTCCATCGCCAGCAGCTCCATGCGGAGCGCGAGCGAGTCCGGCGACAGCGCCTCGGTTCCGCCGTTCTGCAGCATCGAACCCAACGCGGTGACCGCTGCGTAGCGCTCGCGAGGGAGGTTGGAGAAGCCGCGGTCGAAGCGGAAGAAGACGCTGACCAGGGGAAGGGAGCGATCCTCGAGAAAGATCACTGGCACCCCTCCGACGCGCTCGACCACCGGCTCGGTCTCGTCGTAGTCGAGCGGAGGAGGTTCGAAAGCCAGAGCCGCGGCTCGCCCCACCTCGACCCGCGGAACCGTCGAACGGGCCGGACGGGTCCCGAGCTCGATCCGACGGGCCACCTGTCCGGTCCGCGGCCGGGCCCGAGGAGTCGGGTCCGCCGGGGCGTGCAGCGAATCAGCCGGAGGCGCCTCGACTTCAGCTGCCGCAACGACCTGAGGTCGCTCCAGGACCGCGGTGGTGCGATTGGCATCGCCGAAGTAGGTGGCGACCACTCGCCGGACATCGTCCGCCGTCACGTCCACCATGCGCTGGGTGCCTCGGAAGACCTCGCGCCAGTCGTTGTAGCGGGACACCGCCCCGGCCAGTTCGAAGGCGAGGGAGAGGTTGGAGCGCAACCGCCGCACGGCGCTCGCCTGCAGTTGGTTGCGCACGCGGGTCAACTCCACCTCGCGAGGAGCTTCCGACGCGAGGCGCGCTAGCTCTGTGTGAATGGCCGCCTCCAGTTCGACGACGTCGTGGCCAGGAGCGGGCAGGGCCTCGATCACGAACAAACGCGGGTACCGCCCTCCGGGGGCGGTTGAGCTCACCACCGAGGAGGCGATCCGATCTTCCGTGATGAGTCGGCGGTAAAGGCGGGACGTGCGCCCGGCGGTGAGCACCGCCGAGAGCATTGCCAGAGCCGGCCCATCCGAGTGGGTATCCTCGGGAACGTGCCATCCCATACGGATCCGCGGTTCGGCCTCGAACTCGACCCGGACTCGCCGCTCTCCCTCCTGCGGGGGCTCCACGACCGTGACCGGCGTTGGTACGTCCCCCGGCGCCAGTGCCGAGAAGTAGCGCTCGGCCATGGCGAGCGTCTCCTCCGCGTCGACGTCGCCCACGATGGCGATCACCGTATTGCGCGCGCCGTAGTAGCGGTGGAAATACGCGTCCACCCGCGCCCGGTCGAGGCGTTCCAGGTCGTGCACGGTGCCGACCACGGGCTGGCCATAGGGATGGACCTGGAACGCGGCGGCCAGGTGCGCTTCGGCGAGCTTGCCGGCCGGGTCCGTGTCCACGCGCAGGCTGCGCTCCTCCATGACCACGTTGCGCTCCGTGTGGAACTCCCGGAGGACGGGGTTCAGACGTCGGTCCGCTTCCAAGATCATCCACAGCTCGAGCCGGTTGGCAGGGAGCTCGACGAAGTAGACGGTCTCTTCCGCCGTGGTGGTCGCGTTCAGCCCCCGAGCGCCGTTCTCCGAGTAGATCCTGTCGAGCTCGTTCGGATTCACATAGCGGCGGGCGCGCGTCTCGAGAGAGCGCAGCCGCTCTTCGAGCCGGCGTACCCGCCCGTCCTCTGCGCTTTCTCGGTCCCGCTCGCTGACCAGCGAATCGAAGACGGCATCGATCTGGGGGAACAGCTCCATCTCACGCTCGAGAGAGCGGGTCCCGATGGTGGTGGTGCCCTTGAAGAGGAGATGCTCGAGCAGGTGGGCGATGCCCGTCTCGCCAGGACGCTCGTCCACGCCGCCCACGCCGGTGTAGACCGCGAAGGCGATGGTCGGGGATGTCGGGCGGGGGAGTACCACCACGCGCAGCCCGTTCTCGAGCGTGTGCGTGCGGACCGGCAG contains:
- a CDS encoding ubiquinone/menaquinone biosynthesis methyltransferase; this encodes MSSVPEARPSVGADRERQVRRIFSEIAPRYDLLNHVLSLNIDRRWRRRAVDRLGWERAPEGRYLDGCAGTFDLSLELARRPGFAGRVIASDFAHPMLVQGRPKLGDLGIEPVCGDSLRLPFPDSSFDGATVGFGVRNLSDLDRGFGELARVLRPGARAVILEFTVPPRPLLRQLYLFYFNRVLPRVGRWVSGHPWAYTYLPESVKEFPDPEGLANRMRTAGFGAVEWSLLSGGIAALHVGTR
- a CDS encoding pitrilysin family protein; the protein is MSKLPARPALTRPGLHRPIRLVLALLASAAPGAPAQAQEEPGVPELPVRTHTLENGLRVVVLPRPTSPTIAFAVYTGVGGVDERPGETGIAHLLEHLLFKGTTTIGTRSLEREMELFPQIDAVFDSLVSERDRESAEDGRVRRLEERLRSLETRARRYVNPNELDRIYSENGARGLNATTTAEETVYFVELPANRLELWMILEADRRLNPVLREFHTERNVVMEERSLRVDTDPAGKLAEAHLAAAFQVHPYGQPVVGTVHDLERLDRARVDAYFHRYYGARNTVIAIVGDVDAEETLAMAERYFSALAPGDVPTPVTVVEPPQEGERRVRVEFEAEPRIRMGWHVPEDTHSDGPALAMLSAVLTAGRTSRLYRRLITEDRIASSVVSSTAPGGRYPRLFVIEALPAPGHDVVELEAAIHTELARLASEAPREVELTRVRNQLQASAVRRLRSNLSLAFELAGAVSRYNDWREVFRGTQRMVDVTADDVRRVVATYFGDANRTTAVLERPQVVAAAEVEAPPADSLHAPADPTPRARPRTGQVARRIELGTRPARSTVPRVEVGRAAALAFEPPPLDYDETEPVVERVGGVPVIFLEDRSLPLVSVFFRFDRGFSNLPRERYAAVTALGSMLQNGGTEALSPDSLALRMELLAMESSFSSSGDAMASGFSVLSRDLDAGLDLWRQVLLEPRFDSAEIEVWRNKELDYTRRSQDSPQSVAYSAFNHLMFGDHPIGWDMGPSDLTPERVNAGTLVEAHRELFCRDDLMIGVAGDASWEAIRDRMARLIEQWPACEGELGDSPRPEVRREGGIFLIPRKVDQATVVMGLPSTVHEGDKGTYFASRVANAILGSSGMSSRLMQRIRTEKGYAYGATSTWTAPRKNDGILAMVASSRTETATATAETMLEVLEEMSREAPAASEVKSIREEITNGMVFSLQSAAQIVQRRMAYLASDIPVDWLETYLREIQRVDPGDVLRVVRAQFDPAALTWLVVGDPEILRPQLERLGPVTLLEESTAVPVG